In a genomic window of Micromonospora cremea:
- a CDS encoding type IV toxin-antitoxin system AbiEi family antitoxin domain-containing protein — translation MGSEERSETGGSPLSALPVTFSYSEALDAGLSEWQLYRLRDQGLIASVGRGLYRRHDAAIVDLDLIELARRAPSGTLCLTTALARHGLTDEIPSRIDVALPRGRHRPATTAPVTWHWFDPTTFEIGRTELPLDLEISIGLYGPERSIVDAIRLRHREGPDLAYAALRRWLRRPNASPSKLLTIAREFPKAERPLREALEILL, via the coding sequence GTGGGGTCGGAGGAAAGATCAGAAACCGGGGGCTCCCCCCTTAGCGCCCTCCCGGTCACATTCAGCTACTCCGAGGCCCTCGACGCTGGCCTCTCCGAGTGGCAGCTGTACCGGTTGAGGGATCAAGGGCTCATCGCATCTGTCGGTCGCGGTCTCTACCGGCGGCATGACGCCGCAATCGTCGACCTCGACCTCATAGAACTCGCCCGCCGCGCCCCCTCAGGCACGCTGTGCCTGACCACCGCGCTAGCTCGTCACGGCCTCACTGACGAAATCCCCTCCCGCATCGATGTCGCACTACCCCGTGGGCGTCATCGGCCGGCTACAACCGCACCCGTCACCTGGCATTGGTTTGACCCGACGACCTTCGAGATCGGGCGTACGGAGCTGCCGCTTGATCTGGAGATCTCCATCGGGCTCTACGGCCCGGAGCGCAGCATCGTTGACGCGATCCGGCTACGGCACCGTGAGGGACCAGACCTGGCGTACGCGGCGCTGCGGCGTTGGTTGAGACGGCCCAACGCATCACCATCGAAGCTGTTGACGATCGCTCGGGAGTTCCCCAAGGCAGAGCGACCGCTCCGAGAGGCACTGGAGATCCTGCTGTGA
- a CDS encoding nucleotidyl transferase AbiEii/AbiGii toxin family protein → MTALQRGEANTRWRDFADVYLLSRRHDVDGDDLVAALQRVAEYREVTLVPLSQALDSYGILAQSRWAAWRRKHRLDDRLPQDFAEVLQQVFALADPAVTGLSRGRAWIATTSHWTAK, encoded by the coding sequence GTGACGGCGTTGCAGCGCGGTGAGGCCAATACCCGTTGGCGCGATTTCGCCGACGTCTACCTCCTGTCACGCAGACACGACGTCGACGGCGACGATCTGGTGGCGGCTCTGCAGCGGGTCGCGGAATATCGCGAGGTGACGCTCGTGCCGCTGAGCCAGGCGCTTGATAGTTACGGGATCTTGGCGCAGTCGCGCTGGGCCGCCTGGCGGCGTAAGCACCGCCTCGACGATCGTCTTCCCCAGGACTTCGCCGAGGTCCTACAGCAGGTGTTTGCGCTTGCCGACCCTGCCGTGACCGGGCTTTCCCGAGGCCGGGCCTGGATCGCGACGACCTCGCATTGGACGGCTAAGTGA